Proteins found in one Salvia splendens isolate huo1 chromosome 10, SspV2, whole genome shotgun sequence genomic segment:
- the LOC121752791 gene encoding GDSL esterase/lipase 1-like — protein sequence MAILVWLLLPILLTDNTVAEKQSAFFIFGDSTVDAGNNNFIETIPENKANYDPYGRNALFPGPTGRFSDGLIVVDYLAEYAKLPMIPPFLDPSASDDLSHGVNFASGGSGILSTTNEGQAIDLKTQLKYFEQVAESLSKKLGASEAEQITSNAVYYFSIGSNDYLGGYLANPNMQQLYHPELYVGMVVRNLTSSIQELYKKGARKFGFLGLSPLGCLPVMRAIAQDGCFEQANLLALAHNNALTTLLNNLEYLLKDFKYSNSDFYTWLLQRITDPSTYGFKEGASACCGSGPFGGIFSCGGMKETTAYDLCDDANDYVWWDSYHPTQRIHQHFGQALWDGPQATLGPYSLRDLFFGPTTIADVVDADHSTV from the exons ATGGCGATTCTCGTGTGGCTTCTGCTGCCCATCTTATTAACGGATAATACAGTAGCGGAGAAACAGTCTGCGTTTTTCATATTTGGAGACTCGACTGTCGATGCCGGAAACAATAATTTCATCGAAACTATACCGGAAAACAAAGCTAACTATGACCCTTACGGTCGGAATGCCCTTTTTCCGGGCCCCACAGGCCGCTTCTCCGACGGTCTCATCGTCGTTGATTACTTAG CTGAATATGCTAAGCTGCCAATGATTCCACCTTTCTTGGATCCATCTGCATCCGATGATCTTAGCCATGGTGTTAACTTTGCATCCGGTGGGAGTGGAATTCTGTCTACTACAAATGAGGGACAG GCGATTGATCTAAAGACGCAACTGAAATATTTTGAACAAGTGGCGGAGAGTTTGTCAAAAAAATTAGGAGCGTCGGAAGCAGAACAAATCACATCGAATGCAGTTTACTATTTTAGCATCGGAAGCAACGACTATTTAGGGGGATATCTAGCGAACCCTAACATGCAACAACTCTATCATCCCGAACTATATGTCGGGATGGTGGTGAGAAATTTGACATCCTCAATACAA GAACTGTACAAGAAAGGTGCAAGGAAATTCGGGTTTTTGGGGCTGTCCCCGCTAGGGTGTTTGCCAGTTATGAGAGCAATTGCTCAAGATGGATGCTTTGAGCAAGCTAATTTACTTGCATTAGCACATAACAATGCCTTAACAACTCTTCTCAATAATCTCGAATATCTTCTCAAAGATTTCAAGTATAGCAACTCCGATTTCTACACTTGGCTTCTTCAACGGATCACCGATCCATCCACCTACG GTTTCAAAGAAGGTGCAAGTGCATGTTGCGGATCAGGCCCATTTGGGGGAATATTCAGCTGCGGAGGGATGAAGGAGACGACGGCTTACGATCTGTGTGACGACGCCAACGACTACGTCTGGTGGGATTCTTATCATCCAACTCAAAGGATTCATCAACACTTTGGTCAAGCGCTTTGGGACGGTCCACAGGCCACTCTCGGGCCCTATAGTCTCCGCGATCTCTTCTTCGGCCCCACCACCATTGCTGATGTAGTTGATGCTGATCACTCTACAGTTTGA
- the LOC121750133 gene encoding probable pectinesterase/pectinesterase inhibitor 12: MASTSLKSLILFLSISTISGLNPNSTHLNNLCQSSPYPNACFESLKLSLSINISPTILSLLLQSLSAALSQGAHLSSLLSAATLVEKQRGAIQDCRELHQITLSSLRKSISRLPADSSTKLADARAFLSAAMTNTVTCLDGLESASGPLKAPLLKSLSSIDMQVRNSLSMLGGRQSSGGGNRRRLLAFPQWMSRKARRILEGDEDEYDPGQVLTVAADGTGNFTTISQAISFSPNNSIDRVIIYVREGVYRENVEIPSWKPNIVLLGDGSDVTVITGSRSVADGWTTFRSATMAVSGEGFLARGITIENTAGPEKHQAVALRVNADLAAVYRCVIAGFQDTLYVHSFRQFYRECDVYGTIDYVFGNAAVVFQGCNIVSQLPMPGQFTVITAQSRESPDEDTGISMQNCSILATEDLYSSRGSVRSYLGRPWRNYSRAVFLESYIDEFIAAEGWTNWDGDQGLDTLYYGEYENYGPGSATDGRVSWPGFHVMGYEEASEFTVSSFITGQEWLDSTSFPYDDQV, encoded by the exons ATGGCTTCCACCTCTCTCAAATCCCTCATCCTCTTCCTCTCCATCTCCACAATATCCGGTCTCAACCCCAACTCCACACACCTCAACAACCTTTGCCAATCCTCGCCATACCCAAACGCCTGCTTCGAATCCCTCAAGCTCTCCCTCTCCATCAACATCTCCCCCACCATCCTCTCCCTCCTCCTCCAATCCCTCTCCGCCGCCCTCTCCCAAGGCGCCCACCTCTCCTCCCTCCTCTCCGCCGCCACCCTCGTCGAGAAACAGCGCGGCGCCATCCAAGACTGCCGCGAGCTCCACCAGATCACATTGTCCTCTTTGAGAAAATCCATCTCCCGATTGCCCGCCGATTCCTCCACCAAACTAGCCGACGCCCGGGCCTTCCTCAGCGCCGCCATGACCAACACCGTCACGTGCCTGGACGGGCTGGAGTCCGCCTCCGGCCCGCTTAAAGCGCCGCTGCTCAAGTCCCTCTCCAGCATCGATATGCAAGTTAGAAACTCGCTGTCGATGCTGGGAGGAAGGCAGAGCAGCGGCGGCGGGAACAGGAGGAGGCTTCTCGCCTTCCCGCAGTGGATGTCAAGGAAGGCGAGGCGGATCCTGGAAGGCGACGAGGACGAGTACGATCCGGGCCAGGTGCTGACGGTGGCGGCGGACGGGACGGGGAATTTCACCACGATTAGCCAGGCGATCAGTTTTTCACCGAATAACAGCATCGACAGAGTGATAATATATGTCAGAGAGGGAGTTTATCGAGAAAACGTCGAGATTCCGAGCTGGAAGCCCAACATCGTCCTGCTCGGAGATGGCAGCGACGTCACTGTCATAACCGGCAGCAGAAGCGTGGCCGATGGATGGACTACGTTCAGATCTGCTACAATGG CGGTGTCTGGGGAGGGATTTCTTGCACGTGGCATAACAATCGAGAACACGGCGGGGCCCGAGAAGCACCAGGCGGTGGCGCTTCGCGTGAACGCGGACCTGGCCGCGGTGTACAGGTGCGTGATAGCGGGCTTCCAGGACACGCTGTACGTGCACTCGTTCCGGCAGTTCTACCGCGAGTGCGACGTGTACGGGACGATCGACTACGTGTTCGGGAACGCGGCAGTGGTGTTCCAAGGGTGCAACATCGTGTCGCAGCTGCCGATGCCGGGGCAGTTCACGGTCATCACGGCCCAGTCGCGCGAGAGCCCGGACGAGGACACTGGGATCTCGATGCAGAATTGCTCAATTTTGGCGACGGAGGATCTGTACTCGAGCCGTGGCTCGGTGAGGAGCTATCTCGGGCGGCCGTGGCGGAATTACTCAAGGGCGGTGTTTCTTGAGTCGTATATTGATGAGTTTATTGCTGCGGAGGGGTGGACTAATTGGGATGGGGACCAGGGACTTGACACCTTGTATTATGGTGAGTATGAGAACTATGGCCCGGGCTCGGCCACGGATGGCCGGGTTTCATGGCCGGGGTTCCATGTCATGGGGTACGAAGAGGCCTCGGAATTTACGGTATCGTCGTTTATTACTGGACAGGAGTGGCTGGATTCCACTTCGTTTCCTTATGATGATCAGGTCTGA
- the LOC121750752 gene encoding DNA repair protein RAD51 homolog: MMDQQGRKRALELEQPEESEDIQNGPYPVEQLQASGIAAIDIKKLKDAGLCTVESVAYAPRKELLQIKGISDAKVDKIIEAASKLVPLGFTSATQLHAQRLEIIQITSGSKELDRILEGGVETGSITELYGEFRSGKTQLCHTLCVTCQLPLDQGGGEGKAMYIDAEGTFRPQRLLQIAERFGLNGADVLENVAYARAYNTDHQSRLLLEAASMMVETRFALMIVDSATALYRTDFSGRGELSARQMHLAKFLRSLQKLADEFGIAVVLTNQVVAQVDGTAVFAGPQSKPIGGNIMAHATTTRLALRKGRGEERICKVVSSPCLAEAEARFQISTDGVTDVKD, from the exons ATGATGGATCAGCAGGGAAGGAAGAGGGCTTTGGAGCTAGAACAGCCAGAGGAATCCGAAGATATTCAGAACGGCCCTTACCCTGTTGAACAACTTCAG GCATCCGGTATTGCAGCTATCGACATCAAAAAGCTCAAGGATGCGGGGTTGTGCACTGTCGAATCAGTGGCATATGCTCCAAGGAAAGAGCTTCTGCAAATAAAAGGAATTAGTGATGCGAAAGTTGATAAGATCATCGAGGCAG CTTCGAAATTGGTTCCTTTGGGCTTCACAAGTGCCACCCAACTACATGCCCAAAGGcttgaaataattcaaataacatCTGGATCTAAAGAACTGGACAGAATTTTAGAAG GTGGGGTTGAAACAGGGTCTATAACTGAATTATATGGGGAGTTCCGCTCTGGAAAGACTCAACTATGTCATACGCTTTGTGTGACCTGCCAA CTTCCATTAGACCAAGGTGGCGGTGAGGGGAAAGCTATGTACATTGACGCTGAAGGAACATTCAGACCACAGAGATTACTTCAAATAGCTGAGAG GTTCGGGCTGAATGGTGCTGATGTTTTAGAGAACGTGGCCTATGCTCGAGCTTATAACACTGACCATCAGTCGAGGCTTCTGCTTGAAGCTGCATCAATGATGGTAGAAACAAG GTTTGCCCTCATGATTGTAGATAGTGCTACTGCTCTTTATAGGACAGATTTCTCCGGAAGAGGGGAATTATCAGCAAGGCAAATGCATCTTGCAAAGTTCTTGAGGAGCCTTCAGAAGCTAGCTGATGAG TTTGGGATTGCTGTTGTACTAACTAACCAAGTTGTGGCACAAGTGGATGGTACAGCAGTTTTTGCTGGTCCTCAAAGCAAACCCATTGGTGGCAACATCATGGCACATGCTACAACAACAAG ACTAGCTTTGAGGAAAGGAAGGGGAGAGGAGCGTATATGCAAAGTAGTGAGCTCGCCGTGTCTCGCGGAGGCTGAAGCCAGATTTCAGATTAGTACAGATGGAGTAACAGATGTTAAGGATTAG